In a genomic window of Microbispora sp. ZYX-F-249:
- a CDS encoding anti-sigma factor family protein yields MTCEEVRISLGVYVLGALDAEETAEVEAHLETCAACRAELAELSGLPPLLARVSAEDIERAAAPPRAVLDGVVAGVSKGVSGGAVAAAASPARRKRPFRVLLALAASVVVAAVGGTAWLSAAQDASDGAASVAAAPATQSAVDGAADSAATGQAPATEQDVPQEQRLFDLQEPAASSPGPGRSPNAVAKKVEDPPAEATVTAQPEARGRIGDARIAVRLVPHDGGTQVVARVAGVPAGTVCTLRVVAKDGTVSALGSWTVGAGEYRGQKMVLEGSTALRPGQIDRVELADSGGRVLVTATL; encoded by the coding sequence ATGACCTGCGAGGAGGTGCGGATCTCGCTCGGCGTGTACGTGCTGGGGGCGCTCGACGCCGAGGAGACCGCCGAGGTCGAGGCCCACCTGGAGACCTGCGCGGCGTGCCGGGCGGAGCTGGCCGAGCTGTCCGGTCTGCCGCCGCTGCTGGCCCGCGTGTCGGCCGAGGACATCGAGCGCGCCGCCGCGCCGCCGCGCGCCGTGCTCGACGGCGTTGTCGCGGGTGTTTCCAAGGGTGTGTCCGGGGGTGCGGTCGCGGCGGCGGCTTCGCCCGCCCGCCGCAAGCGCCCGTTCCGCGTGCTGCTGGCGCTCGCCGCGTCCGTCGTCGTCGCGGCGGTGGGCGGCACGGCGTGGTTGTCGGCGGCGCAGGACGCGTCGGACGGGGCGGCGTCGGTCGCCGCGGCGCCGGCCACGCAGAGCGCCGTGGACGGGGCCGCCGACTCGGCGGCCACCGGCCAGGCGCCCGCGACGGAGCAGGACGTGCCGCAGGAGCAGCGTCTCTTCGACCTGCAGGAGCCGGCCGCGTCGTCGCCGGGCCCCGGGCGGTCGCCGAACGCCGTGGCGAAGAAGGTGGAGGACCCGCCCGCGGAGGCCACCGTCACGGCGCAACCCGAGGCGCGCGGGCGCATAGGCGACGCGCGCATCGCCGTACGGCTCGTCCCGCACGACGGCGGGACGCAGGTCGTCGCCAGGGTCGCGGGAGTCCCCGCGGGCACGGTCTGCACCTTGCGCGTGGTCGCGAAGGACGGCACGGTCTCGGCCCTCGGCAGCTGGACCGTGGGAGCGGGCGAGTACCGCGGGCAGAAGATGGTCCTCGAAGGCTCGACGGCGTTGCGGCCGGGCCAGATCGACCGCGTGGAGCTCGCCGACTCGGGCGGCCGCGTCCTGGTGACCGCGACGCTGTGA